aggtctactgtattcggcacatgtgacaaataacatttaatttgatttgataagaagAGGGAAGCCATGTTTTAGATCCATATTGGAATGTGAAATTTGCTGCTTCAGtgcctttagatatttttgtcagatgttactatggaatactgaagtataattacaagcatttcataagtgtcaaaggcttttattgacaattacatgaagttgatgcaaagagtcaatatttgcagtgttgaccattctttttcaagacctctgcaatccgccctggcatgctttcAATTAacctctgggccacatcctgactgatggcagcccattcttgcataatcaatgcttggagcttgtcagaatttgtgggtttttgtttgtccaccgcctctgaggattgaccacaagttctcaatgggattaaggtctgggggtttcctggccatggacccaaaatatcgatgttttgttccccgagccacttagttatcacttttgccttatggcaaggtgctccatcgtgctggaaaaggcattgttcatcacccaactgttcctggatggttggggagaagttgctctcggaggatgtgttggtaccattctttattcatggctgtgttcttaggcaaaattgtgagtgagcccacttccttggctgagaagcaaccccacacatgaatggtctcaggatgctttactgttggcatgacacaggactgatggtagcgctccccttgtcttctccggacaagcttttttccggatgccccaaacaatcggaaaggggattcatcagagaaaattactttaccccagtcctcagcattccaatccctgtaccttttgcagaatatcagtatgtccttgatgtttttcctggagagaagcgGCTTCTTTGCtggccttcttgacaccaggccatcctccaaaagtcttcgcctcactgtgcgtgcagatgcatcaCACCTGCCTACTACAATTCCTGAGCAagttctgtactggtggtgccccgatcccgcagctgaatcaactttaggagacggtcctggcgcttgctggactttcttgggcgccctgaagccttctccacaacaattgaaccgctctccttgaagttcttgatgatccaataaatggttgatttaggtgcaatcttactggcagcaatatccttgcctgtgaagccctttttgttcaaagcaatgatgacggcacgtgtttccttgcaggtaaccatggttgacagaggaagaacaatgattccaagcaccaccctccttttgaagcttccagtctgttattcaaactcaatcagcatgacagagtgatctccagccttgtcctcgtcaacactcacacctgtgttattaacgagagaatcactgacatgatgtcagctggtccttttgtggcagggctgaattgcagtggaaatgttttttgggggggattcagttcatttgcatggcaaagagggactttgcaattaattgcaattcatctaatcactcttcataacattctggagtatatgcaaattgccatcatacaaactgaggcagcagactttgtgaaaatgaatattcgtgtcattctcaaaacttttggccatgactgtagtgtttttgtttaaAGACTTGCCTTTATTCGTATTGCTTTAGGTGTCTTTAGATGGGGTAAAGCCAAACACGTTAGTGTCCGCTCAATCAGTATTTCTGTCAAAAACTGGACGGAGTTCTATGTGCTCAAACACTCTAAAAGGACCATCGCCATGTAAGTATTACACTTTTTATTAAAGCAGTCAATTTTTGCTAATTGGGAATATAATTTTAATCGATACTGCATTACATTGACTCCTCTACAGGATTTTATATATGATACTGTTTATCTTTGCTTGTTCAAGGTCACTACAAAGTCAATGATGCCATAACTCAGAAATGCCCCAAGGTTCCCCTCTCCTGCTTCAAGTCCAACTCTGTGAGGATCCAGTCCCCTGTGAATAACCATGTCCCAGGCCCAGGCACCTATAGTGCCTACCTGGCCCCAGAGCCAGTCAGGAGAACCATCCTACCGTGAGTAAAAGCACAGGGTCCATATTCATGAACCatcttagagtaggagtgctgatttagatTACGTTTTGCCTTTTTGATCAGAATGTTTAAGATTGCATGGACGCGGGggggacctgattctagatcagcactcctactgggAGACGCTTTATGAGTACGGATCCAGGACTAGCAGGGTAATCGTTTCTCTGATAACGTCTCTCTGGTCTTAAACTGCTCTCCCATGCCCTTTAACCCTTGTCCAAGGAGGAGACATTACCTGGGAATATCAGCTCCCCCTCTGATTCTTCTGAAGAACCCTCCCCTGCCTGGCCCTGGGCAGTATGATTTAGTGAACTATGGAGACCCAACCAAGCACTTCATGTCCAGTGCTGTGTTTGTTTCTGGGACAAGCCGTTGGACCCAGGATGTGCGCGGCCAAGGAGTTCCAGGGCCAGGTGCTGTATTAATGACCCTTCTTATCACACTAACGGTTATAGTGGCCATTTTTCGTTTTCTGTTACactatattattttttactattgttATTGgtattcttaaaaaaataaatgtatgtttaacTTTCATTTCACTGCAGAGGATATTGATTGAACTTAATGTCACTTTTTGTTTATAGGTTACTATGAACCAGACACATCATCAAAGMGGTCTTTCTTATACAATTACTCCAACAACTGGATTCCAGCATGAAGCACTTGAGGCAACTCACATTGCTTTTGTGTGGGTGTTTTTGCATGTGTTCACACCACACTGTGCATATATTTACTAGTGTACTTTATGTGAAATTGTATTGTGGTTGAGTGGCTTGGTGTGGGAGTTTGTTTCTGCATGTGAGGAAGGTTTTGTACAATGTTTTCATGTGCATTCCATGTACTGTACGCATGTGTTTCACTGTGACTAAAGAGAAGGATACAAATCACTTCATATTTCCATCTATTCAGTAATTGTATTTCcaatacagtgtcttcagaaagcattcataccccttgacttattccacattttgttgtgttacagcctcaattcaaaatggattacattaattTTTTCCCactcccatctacacacaataccccataatgacaaattgaaaccatgtttttagaaattttaccaaatgtattgaaaatgaaatacagaaatatctcaatattcacacccctgagtcaataatttgtagaagcacctttggcagcaattacagctgagtcattctgggtaagtctttaagagctttcaacaactggattgtgcaacatttgcccatttttattattttcaaaactaTTGAAGCTCTGTCTAATTGGTTGTTGAACAtagctaaacaaccattttcaggtcttgccatagattttaaagtagATTTGAATCAAAACTTTAACTcggccactaaggaacattcactgtcttcttagtaaggaactcaagtgtagtttattgtcctgctgaaaggtgMATTCATTTCCCAGTggtttacatttcagtcatttagcagactctcttatccagagaaattagggttaaatgccttgctcaaaggcacatcgacagatttttcaccaagttggctcagggattcaaaccagcaatctttcggttattGACCCAACTTTCTTTACTGCTAGACTACCTGCTGCAAGACTGAACCAACcgactgaaccagatttttctctacgattttgtctgtgcttctccattccatttctcttcccccctgaaaaactccccagtccctaacgattacaagcatacccatacatgatgcagccaccactatgcttgacaatatggaaagtggtactcagtaatgtgttgtattggatttgccccaaacataacactttgtattcatgttttgcagtattacattagggccttgttgcaaacaggatgcatattttggaatatttgtattcttttttttcttcactttgtAAATTcggttagtattgttgagtaactacaatgttgttgatccatcctcagttttctcctatcacagccattaaactctgtaactgtttcaaagtcaccattggtgaaatccctgagtggtttccttcctctctggcaactaaattaggaaggatgcctgtatctttgtagtgaatgggtgtattgatacaccacccaacgtgtaattaataacttcaccatgctcaaagggatattcaatgtctgcttttttaaaaccatctaccaataggtgccctttttgtGAGGcgttggaaaatctccctggtctttgtggttgaatctgtgtttgaaattcactgcttgactgcgggaccttgcagataattgtatgtgtggggaacagaaatgaggtagtcagtcaaaaatcatgttaaacactattattgcacagagtgagtccatgcaacttatgtgacttgttaagtacatttttactctgggacatatttaggcttgccataacaaaacggttgaatacttattgactcaaggcatttcagcttttcattttcgtAAAcagttctaaaaacataattccactttggcattatggggtattgtgtgtaggccagtgatgaaacatctcaattgaatcccttttacatttttttattttaattaattgattttgaattcaggctgtaacagaacaacattttgaaaaaatcaaggggcatgaatactttctgaaggcattgtatccTTAAGAAGAAACATGTGTAAGCATGTTTTGTGTCCAGTAATGTAGAGATGATGGACAGTAATGGTAGTACGTGACAACTGCTAGTGCTATCATTGTCAGCGGTACACCCCAATAACAGCTGGGCACACGAGACAACATAGTCAAAGCAACTGTTGGGGACGTGCTGTGGGGTGGGACACTTGGGAGTGGGTCTGTATGAGGGATGGGACACTGAGGAGGGGGTCTGTATGTGAACAATGTGCCTGAGCATGAGACAGGGATAACTTTTAAACCAAAAGACAAATGGctgtgtcagtcagtcactccCTTATCCCCTCTCTCACTTCATTGAAATGTTAGTACACAGTGGCACGACAACCCATACCCCCCTTATCCCTTGTCTCCTGTATATCAGTTAGTAGTCCCCATTAGTGGTTGGTTTACATGAGAAATTAGCATGTGCCAGTCCCTTTGACAAGTAGTCTCATGTTCTCAGTATTATGTCTGGAACATCTGTGTGGTTATGCCTCTGGTGCATATTTCAGGGCATTTACATCATCAGTGGCCCAGATCAGGTTCTGCCTGCCAAAGCAGTTTCGACCATCATAATGAGTTACATCTCAGCCTGTTTTGTCTGCCAGATTGAGTTACACTTGGGACACTTGACCACTGAACAAATATGTCAAACTCTATTTTATACACagtccccactgggcacacactggtgaatcaacattgttttcacatcatttcaatgaaattacgttgaaccaacgcgGAATAGACgctgaattgacgtctgtgtccagtgggtcaTACTGCAACAGAACTTTAAAATTGTGGttaccacagagtgaaggaaaagcagccaacaagtgctcagcatatgcgggaactccttcaagactgttggaaaagcattccaggtgaagctggttgagagaatgcagagagtgtaaaaagctgtcatcaaggcaaagggtggctacttttcaggaatctaaaatatattttgatttgcttaacacttttttgggtactacatgattccatgtgttatttcatagttttgatgtcttcactattattctacaatgtagaaaatagtaaaataaagaaaaaccctggaatgagtcggtgtgtccaaactttgactggtagaTTGAGTTACACTTGGGACACactcaaagtttggacacaccgactcattccagggtttttctttattttactattttctacattgtagaataatagtgaagacatcaaaactatgaaataacacatggaatcatgtagtacccaaaaaagtgttaagcaaatcaaaatatattttagattcctgaaaagtagccaccctttgccttgatgacagctttttacactctctgcattctctcaaccagcttcacctggaatgcttttccaacagtcttgaaggagttcccgcatatgctgagcacttgttggctgcttttccttcactctgtggtccaactcatcccaaaccatctcaattgggttgaggtcaggtgattgtggaggccaggtcatctgatgcagcactccatcactctccttcttggcaaaatagcccttacacagcctggaggggagtttggtcactgtcctgttgaaaaacaaatgatagtcccactaagcacaaaccagatgggatggtgtatcgctgcagaatgctgtggtagccatgctggctaaaTGTGCcccaaattctaaataaatcactgatagtgtcaccagcaaagcacccccacaccatcacacctcctcctcctccatgcttcacagtgggaaccacacatgtggacatcatccattcaccttctctgcatctcacaaagacactgcggttggaaccaaaaatctctaatttggatttatcagaccaaaggacagatttccactcgtctaatgtccattgcttgtgtttcttggcccaagcaagcgtCTTCATCTTGTTGGTGTCCTTAaatagtggcttctttgcagcaattcgaccatgaaggcctgattcacggagTCCCCTCTgaagagttcaaatcaaatcaaactttatttgtcacatgcgccgaatataacatgtgtagactttaccgtgaaatgcttacttacaagcccttaatcaacagtgcagttcaagaaagagttaagaaaatatttaccaaataaactaaagtaaaaaattattaaatgtaacacaataaaataacaataacgaggctatatacagggtcctcATGATAGCGcctgatgttttttgcgactgcaattgtagaaattttccgcattgactgaccttcatgtcttaaagtaatgatggactgtcgtttgtctttgcttatttgagctgtttttcccataatatagacttggtcttttaccaaatagggctatcttctgtataccatccctaccttgtcacaacacaactgatatgctcaaatgcattaagaaggaaagaaattccacaaatgtacttttaacaaggcacacctgttaattgaaatacattccaggttactacctcatgaagctgattgagtgtatgccaagagtgtgcaaagctgtcatcaaggcaaagtttggctactttgaataatctcaaatataaaatatattttgatttgtttaac
This genomic window from Salvelinus sp. IW2-2015 linkage group LG30, ASM291031v2, whole genome shotgun sequence contains:
- the stpg1 gene encoding O(6)-methylguanine-induced apoptosis 2 isoform X2, which codes for MMGKIHKGLNDSCKLPGYISSIPTKYQTVVISNEDKKGFLSQAKRFLSEDSQAVRVPRNPQRGIPGPNAYNLQSSLIHKHSFGRGGSRTFRLPVAVQHDGPKNKTPAPNQYHVSLDGVKPNTLVSAQSVFLSKTGRSSMCSNTLKGPSPCHYKVNDAITQKCPKVPLSCFKSNSVRIQSPVNNHVPGPGTYSAYLAPEPVRRTILPRRHYLGISAPPLILLKNPPLPGPGQYDLVNYGDPTKHFMSSAVFVSGTSRWTQDVRGQGVPGPGYYEPDTSSKRSFLYNYSNNWIPA
- the stpg1 gene encoding O(6)-methylguanine-induced apoptosis 2 isoform X3, which produces MRIRKGSCHKLRGSFQKTVRMKTQGQAHICLTGLLKSAAPPFQRKAVRVPRNPQRGIPGPNAYNLQSSLIHKHSFGRGGSRTFRLPVAVQHDGPKNKTPAPNQYHVSLDGVKPNTLVSAQSVFLSKTGRSSMCSNTLKGPSPCHYKVNDAITQKCPKVPLSCFKSNSVRIQSPVNNHVPGPGTYSAYLAPEPVRRTILPRRHYLGISAPPLILLKNPPLPGPGQYDLVNYGDPTKHFMSSAVFVSGTSRWTQDVRGQGVPGPGYYEPDTSSKRSFLYNYSNNWIPA
- the stpg1 gene encoding O(6)-methylguanine-induced apoptosis 2 isoform X1; protein product: MMGKIHKGLNDSCKLPGYISSIPTKYQTVVISNEDKKGFLSQAKRFLSEDSQNENPGPGTYMSHRPAEISSPSFSKKGTGGFASQAVRVPRNPQRGIPGPNAYNLQSSLIHKHSFGRGGSRTFRLPVAVQHDGPKNKTPAPNQYHVSLDGVKPNTLVSAQSVFLSKTGRSSMCSNTLKGPSPCHYKVNDAITQKCPKVPLSCFKSNSVRIQSPVNNHVPGPGTYSAYLAPEPVRRTILPRRHYLGISAPPLILLKNPPLPGPGQYDLVNYGDPTKHFMSSAVFVSGTSRWTQDVRGQGVPGPGYYEPDTSSKRSFLYNYSNNWIPA